One window from the genome of Salmo salar chromosome ssa25, Ssal_v3.1, whole genome shotgun sequence encodes:
- the LOC106586097 gene encoding transmembrane protease serine 3 produces MADQENTEELAAPAAEEIIATVTTPEEEQTDTWRIEVVSVTDEDLPTVDTPATLNVSPLDSPNDTPLPDTAEPEPTSEHKAPPSPAMPITKVQPFMNEEKTWCGRLVARRMELLIGASVLMVVIVTLGIGLGVGLSCGGKFRCGTSSRCISGSAQCDGVMDCENGEDELSCVRLSGKSSVLQVLSGGVWRTVCSEDWNPALGLSACKQLGYSRYVESRSLPLSAIEQDFQHNLVSINLSQSGQQAIKIHNATSLSKTQCSSGTVTTIKCLECGSRPQFSSRIVGGNVSALGQFPWQVSLHFQSEHLCGGSVVADSWILTAAHCVYGFAFPTLWAVHVGLTEQPVNGAQALAVQKIIYHGRYRPKALDYDIALMKLAEPLTFNGLVEPICLPNFGEDFEDGTMCWISGWGATSDGGDASDSLLSARVPLISTKACSTPGVYQGYISPGMICAGYLEGGTDSCQGDSGGPLACEDSVWKLVGATSWGQGCADRNKPGVYTRVTQSLKWIHQQMEKEEELNPSEVSTDN; encoded by the exons ATGGCAGACCAAGAGAACACTGAGGAGCTAGCAGCTCCTGCTGCTGAGGAGATCATAGCCACTGTCACG ACCCCTGAGGAAGAGCAGACAGACACATGGAGGATAGAGGTGGTGTCTGTGACTGATGAGGACCTCCCGACGGTCGATACCCCGGCCACATTGAATGTCAGTCCCCTCGACAGCCCCAATGACACCCCTCTACCCGACACTGCCGAACCTGAACCCACCAGTGAGCACAAAGCCCCACCAAGTCCAGCCATGCCAATCACTAAGGTCCAGCCTTTCATGAATG AGGAGAAGACATGGTGTGGCCGGTTGGTGGCTCGCAGGATGGAGCTGCTGATCGGAGCGTCGGTCCTCATGGTGGTTATTGTCACGCTGGGCATTGGGCTGGGAG TGGGTCTTAGCTGTGGGGGTAAGTTCCGCTGTGGTACGTCCTCTCGCTGCATCAGTGGCTCAGCGCAGTGTGACGGGGTGATGGACTGTGAGAATGGGGAGGACGAGCTTAGCTGTG TGCGTTTGAGTGGAAAGAGTTCAGTGCTCCAGGTGCTGAGTGgaggtgtgtggaggactgtctGCTCTGAAGACTGGAACCCTGCTCTGGGCCTTTCTGCCTGCAAGCAGCTGGGCTACTCCAG GTATGTGGAgtcccgctccctccctctctctgctataGAGCAGGACTTCCAGCATAACCTGGTGTCAATCAACCTGAGCCAGTCGGGCCAACAGGCCATCAAGATTCACAACGCCACCAGCCTCAG taAGACTCAATGCAGCTCAGGGACGGTGACCACAATCAAATGCCTGG AGTGCGGCTCCAGACCCCAGTTCAGCAGTCGTATTGTTGGGGGTAATGTATCAGCACTGGGCCAGTTCCCCTGGCAGGTGAGCCTACACTTCCAGAGTGAACACTTGTGTGGAGGCTCTGTCGTAGCAGACAGCTGGATACTGACAGCTGCACACTGCGTGTATGG GTTTGCGTTCCCCACACTGTGGGCAGTGCATGTGGGGTTGACAGAACAACCGGTTAATGGGGCTCAAGCTCTGGCAGTACAGAAGATTATCTACCATGGCCGCTACCGGCCAAAAGCTCTAGACTATGACATTGCTCTGATGAAGCTGGCTGAGCCACTCACCTTTAACG GGCTAGTGGAGCCCATCTGCCTACCTAACTTTGGGGAGGACTTTGAGGATGGGACCATGTGTTGGATCTCAGGCTGGGGGGCCACTTCAGATGGGG GTGATGCTAGTGATTCGTTGCTCTCTGCCCGGGTCCCACTCATCTCCACTAAGGCGTGCAGCACGCCAGGGGTCTACCAGGGCTACATCTCTCCTGGGATGATCTGTGCAGGTTACttggagggaggaacagactccTGCCAG GGAGACAGCGGGGGACCTCTGGCATGCGAGGACTCAGTGTGGAAACTGGTGGGGGCCACTAGCTGGGGCCAGGGCTGTGCTGATAGGAACAAGCCTGGGGTGTACACCCGTGTCACCCAGTCCCTCAAGTGGATCCACCAACAGATGGAG AAAGAAGAGGAGCTGAACCCCTCGGAAGTTAGTACGGACAACTGA